From the genome of Desulfovibrio sp. JY:
TCGATGACGGTGACGACCCGGTGCAGCAGCAGTGCTTGGTTGCGGTCCGCGAATTCGGCGAGCTGATCGCGGCCTGCGCCGACGCCCTGGCCGACAACACCATCAAGCCGGACGAGCGCATCCGCATCCGGCGCGAAGGCTACGAAGCCGTGGCCGCCATCATGGCCCTGCTCAAGCTGGTGGAGGCGGACTGATGGACGACCCGCGCACAGACAAAATTTCCGAGCCCGTCCGGGGCGTCCCGTGCCCAGGCCAAGGAGACCGCATGAGCACCGATGTCGTTGCCTACAAGGCCGCCAAGCTGCGTCACGATCTGGCCCAGGCCTGCCTGGAAGCGGACAACTACGCGATATCGCTGCGCGAAAAGCTCGACGCCGTATCGCCAAGCGTGGTGATCAAGTTGGGACCGACCATGGGCACGACCGAAGCCATGATGCGCGAGTGCCTGCGCCTGGTCGGCAGCCTGGAGGTGGCGCAACACGCTCTGCAGCGCCTTGAAGAGATGGGAGCACAGCCGTGATTACCATCGAATCCGTGCAAAATGGCGTGTTGCTCGACGCCGGAGGCCGGCGCATGGTGTATGAGCTGTGTCCCGGGCGGCGCACACAGGCCGTGCATGACCTGCTGGTCGCCGTGGCAACGGAACTGGCCGCCGGCATCGAGGTTCGTATTGAGGTCCTGGACCCGCGCGGCCAGGATGCGCCGATCACCATCCGCCCGCAGAAACGATCCCTCAACGCTGAGGATATCGAAGCCGAATACGGCATCCCGGCCCGGACCCTCGAGGACTGGCGCGCGTCGGGCAAGGGCCCGCCCTACGTCAAGCCGGGCAAGCGCGTGATCTACCTGCGCGAGGATTTCGAGGACTTTTTACGCGCGCACATCGTGACATCGGGCAGGGGCTAGTCGTCATGGTCGGGATCGAACAGCGCGTCCTCGATGATCTGCAGTTTCGACCGTCCGCCGCCCGGGATGAGGTGGGCATAGCGCAACGTCATTTCGATTCGCTTGTGGCGCATCATCTCCATGAGTTCATGCAGCGTGACCTGCCCGGACTGGGCCAGCCAGCTGGCGAAGGTGTGGCGCAGGGTGTGGAACCGGACGCGCCGGCGTTTGTCCGTGACCCCGTCGTTCAGGCCAAGCTCTCGAACAACGCGGTCAAATGTGCTGCTGATGCCCCACGTGATCTGCCCGCCATTTTCGTCCTGGAACAGGTACTCATGGGGTTGCCGCCGATAACCGGCCAGGATCCGCATGATGTCCGCCGGGGCCGGCACGGACTGGGGCTCGCCGCCCTTGGCCCGGATATGGATGATGCGACCGGCGCAGTCCAGGTCCTGGCCGGTTATGCCGAAAATTTCCGTGGCTCGCAGTCCGGTCTTGAGCGAAAGCAGGGCCATGTCATGCACTTGCTGGGAGCGCCGGGCAAGCGCGACGAGCAGGTCGCGCGCCTCACGCCTGGTCAGGTAACGCGTAGCCTGGTTGTCCGCTCGCGGGAGCTTGAACGGACCATGCCGTTTCACGGCGAAAGGATTCTCCCCCTTCCACAGCTCCAGCTCGATGGCGTGGTTGACGGCTCGTCGCAGCAGCCCGAAACAATGGCGCACAGTTTGCGCCGCCATCTTGCGTCGCAGGGACGCTTTGACGTCCCAGAGCATTTGCAGTGTGACGGCATCAATTGGGACAGCGTCGAACCTCGAGGCGAGATGCAGGTCATAGCGGGCGCGTTCCGGGCCCACGCGCTTGCCTTCCCCTTCGGCCCAGCTGAGATAGCGCGCGACCATGCTGCCGACGGTCATACAAGCCGCCGGAGCATCCTCGTGGCTTGCCTTTACGGAGTCGTCTGCCTTGCCCGTGAGCAACCGAGCGCGGGCATCAACACCGTCGGTGGGCCGGACGCCGTCGGAATGCCAACCGACGGTGTGCCAGCGGACCTTTCCCGCGCTGTCCCGGTACCACACGACATAGCACCGATCCGCTCCGTAGGAGCACTTTCTGGTGGGGCTCTCCCGGTAGAAGACGCCTGTGTATCGCGTTTTGATGTACTTCCCGGCCATGATGAGGGGATAACCCCGGGGAAGGTTTCGAGGAAGGAATTTATCCGTCGTTTATCCGTGGAACGAAAAAGGGGCTACGATGAAAACCGTAACCCCTTGTAATCGTTTGGTGGGCAATGGGCGATTCGAACGCCCGGCCTTTGGCTCCGGAGGCCAACGCTCTATCCAGCTGAGCTAATTGCCCGAAGAAGCGGTAAACTATCCGTGAGCCCCGGGCTTGTCAATATCGAACCGGCCCATTTGGAGAAATTCATTCAGCTGGGGAGCAGGCCGTCCGGCAGAACGACAATGCGGCCAGGGCCGGCAAGCGCCAGCTTCCAAAACGGGGGGAGCGGAAACCCCGCGCGCCGGCGCCCCCTCTCTGAAGCACCCGCAGCAGCGGCAATCTCCCCTCCCCCACCCCGGCCCTATGCCCGCTTGGCCGGCCTTGCGCAACAAAAAAAGGGAGCAGCCCGAAAGCCGCTCCCCAGTGATTCGAGGAAACCGGAACTAGGCGAAGGCCTTCTGCAGGGGCGGCACGACCTGCTTTTTGCGGGACAGCACGCCATCAAGCCACACGGAATCACCCTTGACTTCGACGCCAAAGGCCTTTTTCACGTAGCTCGGATCGTCGGAGACGATCAGCATCTCGGAACCTTCCTTCATGATGTCGGTCAGAAGCAGGAACACGCTGTGACGGCCCTCGGCCTTGACCTTCTTGCACTCGGCGAGCAGATCCGCCTTGACCGGCTCGAGGATGGACAGGTCAACCACTTCCAGCTGGCCGATGCCGATCTTCTTGCCGCCCATGTCGAAGTCCTTGTAGTCGCGGAAGACCAGGTCGCGGGCCGGGGTGCCACCCACGGCCGACTTGACCTTGAACATCTCGACGCCGAGCGACATGTAGTCGGACACGCCAGCGATCTTGGCCAGGGCCTCGACGGCGGCCTTGTCCTCGGGGGTGCAGGTCGGGGACTTGAACATGACGGTGTCGGACAAAATGGCGCACATCATGATGCCGGCCATGGGCTTGGAAATCTCCACCTTGGCGCAGTCGTACATCATCTTGACCACGGTGCAGGAGCAGCCCACGGGCTTGACCAGGATCTCCAGGGGATTGGGGGTGGTCACGTCGCCGAGCTTGTGGTGGTCGTAGATGCCGATGATCTCGCCCTTGTCCAGATTTTCCAGGCTCTGGGCCAGGTCGGAGTGGTCGACCAGGATGATCTGCTTGTCGGTGGCGTCGGTGACGATCTCCGGAGCGGCCACACCGAACTTTTCGAGCACGAAAGCGCTTTCGGGGTTAAGCTTGCCCTGTGCGGCCGGCTTGGCGTCCAGCCCCTTGGCCTTGTTCATCAGGTCCGCCACGGAAATGGCGGCGGCGATGGAATCGGTGTCCGGATTTTTGTGACCAACGACATACAAAGCCATAGTAGTGTCCTCCTGGTGTTTTTTCCAATAACCCTAACGGGTTTGCTGCCGAAACTTACAACTTGTGAAGAATATCCCAAAATGAGCAAGTTGCCAAGTCAAATTCCCCGGGCCGCCAGCCTTTTTTCGGCTCCCCGCCAGGCCATCCGGTTCCTTACAATCAGGGATATCTAGTCTTTTCGACAAAAAAGCAGGGAAGTCCCCTTTCGCGCAATATTCGAAAAGGAGGGATTTCGCGTCCGCCGCCTCAGGCCAACAGGCACCAGGCCACGGCCAAAATCATGCCGGCGGCCAGCAGCATGTAGGCCGGCCGATAGCGCAGGGACAACACTCCACCCAGGCTGCCCAGTATCCAAAGCTGGCTCCAGGTCGCTCCGGAAGAGGCAAGATACGGCCAGACCATGGGCAGCAGCACGGCATACAACGCGATCAGCCCGGCCAGAACCACGCTAAAGGCCAGGCCGTTTAAGGCTGCCATGTCCAGCAGGGCCCGGCGCACCAGCCTGCCGGGCGCGAAATGGGACTTGGACCGCTCCCGGGCCGCCGTATAGCGCGACAGGACGATGTTTTCCATCATCCGCTGGGCCCCTTCCAGTGTGGCGAAAAGTCGTCCCAGGATGGCCGTGGTCGCGGCCACGAAAAGCGCTTCGGCCGGTGTCGTCAACTGGTAGACGTGCATGAGCGACAGGCCGGCCAGGGTCGCCGCGGCGGCATTGGGGGGGATGTGGGTGCCGGCGGGAATGCCGTCGAGCCAAAAGAGTTCGTAAAAAAGGCTCAGCTTCAGGGTCGCGTCCAGGTCACCATAGCAGGCGGCCCAGAAAAACCCGATGACAAGCGGCCTTTCGATCAGCGCGGCGTTGAAAAAGAAGCGGAAGGACGAAAAAAGAACAAAAAAAAAGCGACGCCAAGAACGTGGAGCAAAATATCGGCCTGATGGGTCATGCGCGTCGTCTCGCCTGGGCGATTTCCGTGGGCGGGTTCC
Proteins encoded in this window:
- a CDS encoding manganese-dependent inorganic pyrophosphatase yields the protein MALYVVGHKNPDTDSIAAAISVADLMNKAKGLDAKPAAQGKLNPESAFVLEKFGVAAPEIVTDATDKQIILVDHSDLAQSLENLDKGEIIGIYDHHKLGDVTTPNPLEILVKPVGCSCTVVKMMYDCAKVEISKPMAGIMMCAILSDTVMFKSPTCTPEDKAAVEALAKIAGVSDYMSLGVEMFKVKSAVGGTPARDLVFRDYKDFDMGGKKIGIGQLEVVDLSILEPVKADLLAECKKVKAEGRHSVFLLLTDIMKEGSEMLIVSDDPSYVKKAFGVEVKGDSVWLDGVLSRKKQVVPPLQKAFA
- a CDS encoding PTS sugar transporter subunit IIC, producing the protein MGLWTGTRPRKSPRRDDAHDPSGRYFAPRSWRRFFFVLFSSFRFFFNAALIERPLVIGFFWAACYGDLDATLKLSLFYELFWLDGIPAGTHIPPNAAAATLAGLSLMHVYQLTTPAEALFVAATTAILGRLFATLEGAQRMMENIVLSRYTAARERSKSHFAPGRLVRRALLDMAALNGLAFSVVLAGLIALYAVLLPMVWPYLASSGATWSQLWILGSLGGVLSLRYRPAYMLLAAGMILAVAWCLLA
- a CDS encoding site-specific integrase; the encoded protein is MTVGSMVARYLSWAEGEGKRVGPERARYDLHLASRFDAVPIDAVTLQMLWDVKASLRRKMAAQTVRHCFGLLRRAVNHAIELELWKGENPFAVKRHGPFKLPRADNQATRYLTRREARDLLVALARRSQQVHDMALLSLKTGLRATEIFGITGQDLDCAGRIIHIRAKGGEPQSVPAPADIMRILAGYRRQPHEYLFQDENGGQITWGISSTFDRVVRELGLNDGVTDKRRRVRFHTLRHTFASWLAQSGQVTLHELMEMMRHKRIEMTLRYAHLIPGGGRSKLQIIEDALFDPDHDD
- a CDS encoding helix-turn-helix domain-containing protein, whose protein sequence is MITIESVQNGVLLDAGGRRMVYELCPGRRTQAVHDLLVAVATELAAGIEVRIEVLDPRGQDAPITIRPQKRSLNAEDIEAEYGIPARTLEDWRASGKGPPYVKPGKRVIYLREDFEDFLRAHIVTSGRG